A genomic window from Funiculus sociatus GB2-C1 includes:
- a CDS encoding NB-ARC domain-containing protein produces the protein MASIRASQQGLAKIRQARQEKGWIRDDPRWLEEASRHLDPNWQAGPPYAHGISPGTWSRFLAGRKPIKTPSFRAYCAVLTLDWKEIVNRTIVQKPEADRRCSWGKVPDVSIFYGRTKEITQLEQWIVEERCRLVALLGIGGIGKTFLSVKLAQQIQEDFEYVIWRSLRNAPPLTKILAELIQFLSDERNTNLSKDINGQISQLREHLHQHRCLVILDNLESILLEGDRTGYYRDGYEDYGELIRQVGESPHQSCLVLTSREKPKELAALEGETLPVRSLALRGVQDVDGLSILRATGLSLSSSSDQERELINRCGYNPLALRLVSTTIRELYSGDISEFLTQELIVFDGIRVLLDEQFNRLSALEQQIMYWLAIEREPISTSELREQIIPPVSPPKFLEALTSLRQRSLIENVSASFTLQNLVMEYVTARLIEQACHEIETGEIVLFNSHALVKATTKDYVRETQTHLILREVADRLVTALSSKANVETRLKQILSGLRDHLRRGYSGGNIINLLCYMQIDLTDYDFSNLTIRQAYLQDVCLQNVNFANADLSTSVFAKTLGNHLTVALGQDGKLATGDEDGKILLWQVADGTQLWRCQGHSGCIKSVAFSPQGKALASGSDDQTIKLWELNTGECLSTWHEHTDRVNCICFSPDGRTLASGSDDTTVKLWDVSSGQCIHTFQEHTEGVHAVTFSLDGYTLASGSDDQTIRRWDISTGQCLQTFSGNTNWMWAIAFAKQPYPLAQSSERESLDGGFIASSSDDCIVKLWDIQAGQCYRRLKGHEDSVWAVAFSLDGQILASSSDDQTVKLWQVSTGACIKTLQGFDTHVCSLTFSRDLKILAIGYTERMVQLWDVNAGQALRTLRGHRHQVWSFAVSPDGQILASVSEPQTVRLWDVNTGRALRTLQGHLDWVCSVAFSPDGCILASGSDDQTVKLWNVYSGKCLKTLHSHTRSVQSITFSPDGRTLASASDDQTMELWDISTGECLKTLQGHTVKAITFSPDSQILASGSSDQTVKLWDVRTGECLHTLRGHTDRVHTLTFSPDGQTLASSSYDRTVKLWSVSTGECLRTQQGNTERIDALCFRANGQLLVSGSNEQTVHLWDANTGESLKTLSGHTNQVWSVSFSPDGRTLVSGSHDQAIKLWDVETGECLKTLKTDKPYDGMNITGVTGITEATIATLRVLGAIEYS, from the coding sequence ATGGCGAGTATTAGAGCTTCTCAGCAGGGACTAGCAAAAATTAGGCAAGCTCGGCAGGAAAAAGGGTGGATTAGGGACGATCCTAGGTGGCTTGAGGAAGCCAGCAGACACTTAGATCCGAACTGGCAGGCAGGCCCCCCTTATGCTCACGGAATTTCCCCTGGAACCTGGAGTCGGTTTTTAGCTGGCAGAAAGCCTATCAAGACTCCCTCATTCAGGGCTTACTGTGCAGTTCTAACCCTAGATTGGAAAGAAATTGTCAATCGGACTATAGTTCAAAAACCAGAAGCTGATAGGCGTTGCTCTTGGGGGAAAGTACCAGATGTATCAATTTTCTATGGACGGACTAAAGAGATTACTCAGCTAGAACAGTGGATTGTCGAGGAACGCTGTCGCTTGGTAGCGCTATTGGGCATTGGAGGAATTGGCAAGACATTTTTGTCTGTGAAGTTAGCTCAACAGATTCAGGAAGATTTTGAGTATGTCATCTGGCGAAGTCTCCGCAATGCTCCACCGCTTACCAAAATTCTGGCAGAGCTCATCCAATTCCTATCAGACGAGCGCAATACCAATTTATCAAAAGATATAAATGGTCAAATATCACAACTGCGCGAGCATCTGCACCAGCATCGGTGTCTAGTGATACTGGATAATTTGGAATCAATTTTATTGGAAGGCGATCGCACGGGTTACTATCGAGACGGATATGAGGATTATGGTGAGTTAATCCGGCAGGTGGGAGAATCACCCCATCAAAGTTGCTTGGTACTCACCAGTCGGGAAAAGCCTAAAGAATTGGCGGCATTAGAAGGAGAAACACTACCCGTTCGTTCATTGGCGTTACGGGGTGTGCAGGATGTAGATGGGTTATCTATCTTACGGGCAACAGGTTTATCTCTGTCTAGCTCATCTGACCAAGAAAGAGAATTGATTAATCGCTGTGGATACAATCCCTTAGCATTAAGGCTAGTTTCGACTACCATTCGAGAGTTATATTCTGGTGACATTTCTGAGTTTTTAACACAAGAATTAATTGTTTTCGATGGCATTCGCGTATTATTAGACGAGCAGTTCAATCGCTTATCCGCTTTAGAACAGCAGATAATGTACTGGCTGGCGATCGAGCGAGAACCAATTTCGACTTCAGAGTTACGAGAGCAAATTATCCCGCCTGTCTCGCCCCCCAAGTTCCTGGAAGCACTAACATCCCTAAGGCAGCGATCTTTAATTGAAAATGTTTCTGCCAGCTTTACCCTGCAAAATTTGGTGATGGAATACGTGACAGCTCGATTGATCGAGCAAGCATGTCATGAGATCGAGACGGGCGAGATTGTACTCTTTAACAGTCATGCTTTAGTGAAAGCAACCACAAAAGACTACGTTAGGGAAACTCAAACTCATCTTATCCTCAGAGAAGTAGCAGATAGGCTTGTGACTGCTCTTAGTAGCAAAGCTAATGTTGAAACCCGATTAAAACAAATTCTGTCTGGTCTACGAGATCATCTGAGAAGGGGATATTCAGGAGGAAATATTATCAATCTGCTTTGTTACATGCAGATTGATTTAACTGACTATGACTTTTCCAATCTGACAATTCGGCAAGCCTATCTACAAGATGTTTGTTTGCAAAATGTGAATTTTGCTAACGCCGATCTATCCACGTCTGTATTTGCTAAAACTTTAGGGAATCATCTCACCGTAGCTCTTGGACAAGATGGCAAACTAGCTACTGGAGATGAAGATGGCAAGATTTTGCTGTGGCAAGTTGCAGATGGGACACAACTATGGCGATGTCAGGGGCATTCCGGTTGTATTAAGTCAGTCGCTTTTAGTCCTCAAGGTAAGGCCCTAGCCAGTGGCAGTGATGACCAAACCATAAAACTCTGGGAGCTGAACACAGGGGAATGCCTTAGCACCTGGCATGAGCATACCGACCGAGTTAACTGCATCTGCTTTAGTCCCGATGGTCGTACACTGGCTAGCGGTAGTGATGACACAACAGTGAAATTATGGGATGTCAGTTCTGGGCAATGTATTCACACTTTCCAAGAACATACTGAGGGCGTTCATGCCGTTACGTTCAGTCTCGATGGTTATACGCTGGCGAGTGGTAGCGATGACCAAACAATCAGACGGTGGGATATCAGCACAGGTCAATGCTTGCAAACATTTTCTGGCAACACGAACTGGATGTGGGCGATCGCCTTCGCTAAGCAACCCTACCCGTTGGCACAGTCTTCTGAAAGAGAAAGCCTCGATGGTGGCTTCATCGCTAGTAGCAGTGATGACTGCATCGTGAAGTTATGGGATATCCAAGCAGGTCAATGTTACCGCCGTCTCAAGGGTCACGAGGATTCTGTCTGGGCTGTTGCCTTTAGCCTTGATGGTCAAATCCTCGCCAGCAGCAGCGATGACCAGACAGTGAAACTCTGGCAGGTTAGCACGGGTGCATGTATCAAAACCCTACAGGGATTTGACACTCATGTCTGCTCCCTTACTTTTAGTCGCGATCTCAAAATCCTTGCCATTGGTTACACTGAGCGAATGGTGCAGTTATGGGATGTCAATGCAGGTCAAGCTTTGAGAACATTACGAGGTCACAGACATCAGGTTTGGTCGTTTGCCGTTAGCCCCGACGGTCAAATCCTGGCAAGTGTTAGCGAACCTCAAACCGTTCGGTTGTGGGATGTGAACACGGGTCGAGCATTGAGAACGTTGCAAGGGCACCTGGATTGGGTCTGTTCGGTGGCATTTAGCCCCGATGGTTGCATCCTCGCTAGTGGCAGTGATGACCAGACGGTAAAGCTGTGGAATGTCTATAGTGGGAAGTGCCTCAAAACGTTGCACAGCCATACTCGCTCAGTCCAATCCATCACGTTCAGTCCCGATGGTCGTACCCTGGCAAGCGCCAGTGATGACCAGACGATGGAACTTTGGGATATTAGCACGGGGGAATGCCTCAAGACCCTACAAGGTCACACCGTTAAGGCGATCACTTTCAGTCCTGACAGTCAAATCCTCGCTAGCGGTAGTAGCGACCAAACTGTGAAGCTCTGGGATGTTCGCACTGGGGAGTGCCTCCACACCCTACGGGGACATACTGACCGAGTCCACACTCTCACCTTTAGTCCAGATGGGCAAACTCTGGCTAGTAGCAGTTATGACCGAACGGTGAAACTGTGGTCAGTTAGCACAGGAGAATGCCTAAGAACTCAGCAGGGGAATACCGAGCGCATTGATGCCCTTTGCTTTCGCGCCAATGGTCAACTTCTGGTCAGTGGTAGTAACGAGCAGACAGTGCATCTGTGGGATGCCAATACGGGAGAATCTCTCAAAACTCTATCCGGACACACCAACCAAGTCTGGTCTGTTAGCTTCAGTCCCGATGGGCGTACCTTGGTCAGTGGCAGTCATGACCAAGCGATTAAGCTTTGGGATGTGGAAACCGGTGAATGCCTCAAAACCTTGAAAACTGACAAACCCTACGATGGCATGAACATCACGGGCGTTACAGGGATAACAGAAGCAACTATTGCAACGTTAAGAGTTTTAGGAGCGATTGAATACTCTTGA
- a CDS encoding CVNH domain-containing protein, which translates to MLKYATFASVLLLTFLPSNIVLARGEFTKTCSNITLEEGHFLEANCETNNGGRAQTGRSINNLIANRNGKLVWSRNGNYIATSQNCDVDFQSNRTFLECDTRKSDGSWTSSTLELDRHIANINGNLRVE; encoded by the coding sequence ATGTTAAAATATGCAACATTCGCTTCGGTATTACTACTGACTTTTTTGCCATCAAATATTGTATTGGCACGCGGTGAATTTACCAAAACATGTTCAAATATAACCTTAGAGGAAGGTCATTTTTTGGAAGCTAATTGTGAAACGAATAATGGAGGTCGTGCACAGACTGGTAGAAGTATAAATAATTTAATAGCAAACAGAAATGGAAAGTTAGTTTGGAGTCGGAATGGCAATTACATCGCAACTAGCCAGAATTGTGATGTAGATTTTCAATCTAATAGAACATTCTTGGAGTGTGATACCCGTAAATCAGATGGTAGCTGGACATCATCAACTTTGGAGTTAGACCGCCATATTGCAAATATAAATGGAAACTTGAGAGTCGAATGA
- a CDS encoding pentapeptide repeat-containing protein: MSGADLTGANLEATDLSDVNLTGATMPDGNVCK, from the coding sequence TTGAGCGGTGCCGATTTAACGGGTGCGAATCTTGAGGCAACAGATTTGAGTGATGTCAATTTGACTGGGGCGACGATGCCGGATGGGAATGTTTGTAAGTAG